Proteins encoded by one window of Xylella fastidiosa:
- the infC gene encoding translation initiation factor IF-3, whose translation MSTSDNKQNRKNHEIRVPRVRVIGSDGEMIGVLSRDEALAMAEKEGLDLVEIQPQADPPVCKVMNFGKFKFEQQKKANEAKKKTKQVEIKELKFRPVTDEGDYQIKLRNMRRFLEEGDKVKINIRFRGREMSHQELGRQMAARIEMDLGDDVVIESRPRLEGRQMVMMVAPRKKS comes from the coding sequence ATCAGTACCTCTGACAACAAACAGAACCGTAAGAACCATGAAATCCGGGTACCACGTGTACGCGTGATTGGTAGTGACGGAGAAATGATTGGCGTGTTGTCGCGTGACGAAGCGCTTGCCATGGCCGAAAAAGAAGGATTGGATCTGGTCGAGATACAGCCTCAAGCTGATCCGCCGGTTTGTAAGGTTATGAACTTTGGCAAGTTCAAGTTCGAGCAACAAAAGAAGGCGAACGAAGCTAAAAAGAAGACTAAACAAGTCGAGATCAAGGAACTTAAGTTCCGCCCAGTCACGGACGAGGGTGACTACCAGATCAAGCTGCGTAACATGCGTCGTTTTCTGGAAGAGGGTGATAAAGTTAAGATTAACATTCGCTTCCGTGGCCGTGAGATGAGCCATCAAGAATTAGGTCGACAGATGGCAGCGCGTATTGAAATGGATCTTGGTGATGATGTCGTTATTGAATCCCGTCCCCGCTTAGAAGGGCGACAGATGGTGATGATGGTTGCGCCGAGGAAAAAAAGCTAA
- the rplT gene encoding 50S ribosomal protein L20, whose protein sequence is MARVKRGVQARRRHKKILSLAKGYYNARRKVFRVAKQAVIKAQQYAYIGRKQKKRNFRSLWIVRINAAARMNGLSYSRFMNGILKCGITLDRKMLADIAVHDPAGFTALAEKAKTMLAA, encoded by the coding sequence ATGGCACGAGTTAAGCGTGGCGTGCAGGCGCGCCGCCGTCATAAGAAAATCCTAAGTCTAGCGAAGGGTTATTACAATGCTCGCCGCAAGGTGTTTCGTGTTGCCAAGCAGGCTGTTATCAAAGCGCAGCAGTATGCTTATATTGGCCGTAAACAGAAAAAGCGTAATTTCCGATCTCTATGGATCGTCCGTATTAATGCGGCGGCTCGTATGAATGGGTTGAGTTACAGCCGTTTCATGAATGGCATCTTGAAGTGTGGTATTACCTTGGACCGTAAGATGCTTGCTGATATTGCTGTGCATGATCCTGCCGGTTTTACTGCCCTTGCTGAAAAGGCGAAAACCATGCTTGCGGCATAA
- the pheS gene encoding phenylalanine--tRNA ligase subunit alpha has product MVINDIESLTAQALAEVAAAQNLDHLEFLRVALLGKNGSITLQLKQLGKLPVEQRKAIGEKLNRVRDLISDALMDRKAALESAALSKRLIDERVDVTLPGRRGERAGLHPVTRTLERITEIFARLGYELVEGPEIEDDWHNFEALNFPLHHPARAMHDTFYFGDGRLLRTHTSGVQVRYMSDHRPPLRMIAAGKVYRSDSDQTHSPMFHQIEGLLLDKHATFVDLKGTLSEFLRAFFERDFEVRFRPSYFPFVEPGAEVDIAWQQSDSSVRWLEVLGCGMVHPNVLKNVGIDSECYTGFAFGLGVERFAMLRYGVDDLRAFFENDVRFLRQFS; this is encoded by the coding sequence ATGGTAATCAATGACATTGAATCCCTGACAGCCCAAGCATTGGCTGAGGTGGCGGCTGCGCAGAATTTAGATCATTTGGAATTTTTGCGTGTAGCTCTTCTTGGTAAAAATGGCAGCATCACCTTGCAGCTCAAGCAACTGGGTAAATTGCCAGTTGAGCAGCGTAAGGCGATTGGCGAAAAGCTCAACCGCGTCCGGGATCTTATCTCGGACGCATTAATGGATCGCAAAGCTGCGTTGGAAAGTGCGGCGTTGAGCAAGCGCCTCATTGATGAGCGCGTTGATGTTACCCTCCCAGGGCGCCGAGGTGAACGAGCAGGCTTGCATCCAGTCACCCGTACTTTGGAGCGTATTACCGAGATTTTTGCCCGGCTGGGTTACGAGCTGGTTGAAGGTCCGGAAATTGAGGACGACTGGCATAATTTTGAGGCGCTGAACTTCCCATTGCACCATCCAGCGCGTGCTATGCATGACACCTTTTATTTTGGTGACGGCCGTTTGCTACGGACTCATACTTCTGGTGTACAGGTGCGTTACATGAGTGACCACCGGCCGCCGCTGCGTATGATCGCTGCTGGCAAGGTTTATCGCAGCGATAGTGATCAGACGCACTCGCCAATGTTCCATCAGATAGAAGGATTATTGCTTGACAAGCATGCCACTTTTGTTGACTTGAAAGGGACCTTGTCCGAGTTCTTGAGAGCGTTTTTTGAGCGTGATTTTGAGGTGCGTTTTCGCCCAAGTTATTTCCCGTTTGTCGAACCGGGTGCGGAAGTTGATATTGCTTGGCAACAGTCCGACAGCAGCGTTCGATGGCTGGAGGTGCTGGGTTGCGGCATGGTACATCCGAACGTGCTGAAGAATGTTGGCATTGATTCGGAATGTTATACAGGCTTTGCATTTGGACTAGGTGTGGAACGTTTTGCGATGCTGCGTTACGGCGTCGACGACTTACGTGCTTTTTTCGAGAATGATGTGAGATTTTTACGCCAGTTTTCTTGA
- the thrS gene encoding threonine--tRNA ligase yields the protein MITITLPDGSRREFEGPVSVMQVAHAIGPGLAKATIAGQIDGGHLVDASDLIEHDAILRIITPEDQEALEIIRHSCAHLVGHAVKQLYPEAKMVIGPVIADGFYYDIYSKRPFTPEDLAAIEQRMVELIAQDYDVVKHITARHDVVRLFKERGEDYKLRLIEDMGPEVTAMGIYHHQEYVDMCRGPHVPNTRFLKAFRLTRISGAYWRGNTKNEQLQRIYGTAWADKKQLEAYMQRLQDAEKRDHRKIGKAQDLFHLQEEGPGLVFWHPKGWVIWQTIENYIRRVYRNSGYGELRCPQILDVSLWQKSGHWDNYKENMFFTDSEKRTYAVKPMNCPGHVQVFNQGLHSYRDLPIRYGEFGACHRNEPSGALHGLLRVRGFTQDDGHIFCTEAQIEAEVTAFHRQALQVYADFGFENIQIKIALRPDKRLGDSLSWDKAEAALRAALSACEVEWQELPGEGAFYGPKIEYHLKDAIGRTWQLGTIQVDFMMPARLGAEYVDERSQRRHPVMLHRAIVGSMERFIGILIEHYAGIWPTWLAPVQVVIANITDAQYEYAEQVHKALLNQGFRVNIDLRNEKIGYKIREHTLQRVPYLLVVGDREKENGTVAVRTCSREDLGAMSISTFVERLQTEQVV from the coding sequence ATGATTACGATTACGCTCCCAGACGGCAGTCGCCGTGAATTTGAAGGTCCCGTTAGCGTTATGCAGGTTGCTCATGCAATCGGTCCGGGCTTGGCCAAGGCCACCATTGCCGGGCAGATTGATGGGGGACACTTAGTGGATGCGAGTGATCTCATTGAGCATGATGCTATCCTGCGAATCATCACTCCTGAGGATCAAGAAGCCCTGGAGATTATCCGTCACTCTTGCGCTCACTTGGTTGGCCATGCGGTCAAACAGTTGTATCCCGAAGCCAAAATGGTTATTGGTCCAGTGATTGCTGATGGTTTTTACTACGATATTTACTCCAAGCGTCCGTTCACCCCTGAAGATTTGGCTGCGATTGAGCAGCGTATGGTCGAGTTGATTGCCCAGGACTACGATGTGGTCAAACACATCACTGCACGTCACGATGTCGTGCGCTTGTTCAAAGAGCGTGGAGAGGATTACAAACTGCGTCTCATCGAAGATATGGGGCCTGAAGTTACTGCGATGGGGATTTATCATCATCAAGAATATGTAGATATGTGCCGTGGCCCGCACGTGCCTAATACGCGTTTCTTGAAGGCTTTCAGATTGACACGCATTTCTGGTGCTTACTGGCGTGGTAACACAAAGAATGAGCAGTTGCAGCGCATCTATGGCACTGCTTGGGCCGACAAGAAGCAACTTGAAGCCTATATGCAACGGTTACAGGATGCTGAAAAGCGAGATCACCGCAAGATAGGTAAGGCGCAGGATTTATTCCACCTCCAGGAAGAAGGGCCAGGTTTGGTGTTCTGGCATCCGAAAGGCTGGGTGATCTGGCAGACAATCGAGAATTACATCCGTCGTGTCTATCGCAACAGCGGCTATGGTGAATTGCGTTGCCCGCAAATTTTGGATGTGTCGTTGTGGCAAAAGTCTGGTCACTGGGATAATTACAAAGAGAACATGTTTTTTACTGATTCGGAGAAGCGTACCTACGCCGTTAAACCTATGAATTGTCCTGGCCATGTTCAAGTGTTCAATCAGGGCTTACATAGCTACCGTGATTTGCCGATCCGCTATGGCGAATTCGGTGCTTGCCATCGTAATGAACCATCCGGTGCGTTACATGGTCTGTTGCGTGTGCGTGGCTTCACGCAGGATGACGGCCACATATTCTGTACCGAGGCACAGATTGAAGCCGAGGTCACGGCATTCCACCGTCAAGCGTTGCAGGTCTATGCAGACTTTGGTTTCGAGAATATTCAGATCAAAATTGCCTTGCGTCCAGACAAGCGCCTAGGGGATTCCCTAAGTTGGGACAAAGCGGAGGCTGCGTTGCGTGCTGCTCTGAGTGCCTGTGAGGTGGAGTGGCAAGAGCTGCCTGGCGAAGGGGCGTTCTACGGTCCGAAGATCGAATATCATCTGAAAGACGCGATTGGCCGCACTTGGCAGTTGGGCACGATTCAGGTTGATTTCATGATGCCAGCTCGTCTCGGCGCAGAGTATGTAGACGAGCGCAGCCAGCGCCGTCACCCGGTCATGTTGCACCGGGCAATCGTGGGTTCGATGGAACGTTTCATCGGTATTTTGATTGAACACTACGCTGGAATTTGGCCTACTTGGCTTGCGCCTGTCCAGGTAGTGATCGCTAATATTACTGATGCTCAGTATGAATACGCAGAGCAGGTCCATAAAGCCCTTTTAAATCAAGGTTTCCGGGTCAACATTGATTTGCGGAATGAGAAAATCGGTTATAAGATTCGCGAACATACACTGCAACGCGTCCCTTACCTTTTGGTGGTTGGTGATCGTGAAAAGGAGAATGGCACTGTTGCTGTACGCACGTGTTCCAGAGAGGATTTGGGTGCTATGTCGATTTCCACTTTCGTTGAGCGTTTGCAGACAGAGCAAGTTGTGTGA
- the rpmI gene encoding 50S ribosomal protein L35 — protein MPKIKTNRAAAKRFRKTASGKYKAGHANRSHILTKKATKRKRNLRQQNHVRAEDAGRLDRMLPYL, from the coding sequence ATGCCCAAGATAAAAACTAACAGGGCGGCGGCCAAGCGTTTCCGCAAGACTGCCTCTGGAAAATATAAGGCTGGACACGCTAATCGCAGCCATATCCTTACTAAGAAAGCGACTAAGCGGAAACGTAACCTCCGGCAGCAGAACCATGTTCGTGCTGAAGATGCGGGTCGCTTGGACCGCATGTTGCCCTACCTCTGA